One Skermanella pratensis genomic window, CCCAGGCGGCGACGGCGGCCGGCGACCACACCGCCGAGCGGCGCACGGCCGGTCGGGCCGCGCAGGCGCTGGAACAGGCGCGCAGCCGGCTGATGGTGACCGTCGCGATCTTCGCGCTCGCCTTCGGCGCTGTCGGCGTCAAGCTGGTCGACGCCACCGTGATGAGCCAGGGGGGTGACACGGGGCTGGCGCAGGCCGCCTCCGCCAATGCCATCCCGGCCAGCCGCGCCGACATCGTGGACCGCAACGGCGTGCTGCTGGCGAGCTCGCTGGCGACGGCGTCGCTGCATGCCGACCCCAAGCTGGTGATCAACCCGCTGGAGGCGACGCAGAAGCTGACCTCCGTCCTGACCGACCTGGACTACCAGGACACCCTGGCCAAGCTGAAGAGCGACAAGCGGTTCGTCTGGATCCGACGGAACCTGTCGCCGCGCGAGCATTACGAGGTCAACCGGCTCGGCATCCCCGGCCTCTATTTCCAGCGCGAGGAGCGCCGGGTCTACCCGAACGCCAACCTGACCGCCCATGTCGTGGGCTTCACCGGCGTCGACAACAACGGCCTGATGGGGGTCGAGCAGTCGTTCGACAGCCGCCTGAGGTCGTCGAGCGAACCGGTCCAGCTCTCCCTGGACGTGCGCCTCCAGCACCTGGTCAAGCGGGAGCTCCAGAGTGCCGTGGACGAGTTCCAGGCCCTGGGCGGCGCCGGCATGATCATGGACGTCAAGACCGGCGAGGTCCTGGCGATGGTCTCGCTGCCGGACTTCGACCCCCACGTCCCGACCAACGACGAGAACGCGCGCTTCAACCGCAACACGCTCGGCGTGTACGAGATGGGCTCGACGTTCAAGATCTTCAATTCGGCCCTCGCCCTGGAATCGGGCAAGATCCGCATGGGCGACAGCTTCGACGCGACCAAGTCCGTCCGCGTCGGACGCTTCACGATCAGCGACTACCATGGCAAGAACCGCTGGCTGACCGTTCCCGAAGTCTTCATGTACTCGTCCAACATCGGCTCGGTCCGGATGGCGATGGAGGTCGGCACGCCGGGCCAGCGGGCGCTGATGGACAAGCTGGGCCTGCTCAGGCGGTCGCCGGTCGAGATCCCCGAGGTGGGGATGCCGATGGTGCCCCACCCGTGGCGCGAAGCCAGCACCATGACGATCTCCTTCGGGCACGGCCTGTCGGTCAGCCCGATCCAGATGGCCTCGGCCACCGCCGCAACGGTCAACGGCGGCCTGCTGCACCCGCCCACCCTGCTGAAGCGCAACCCCGGCGATCCGGTACCCGCGGAGCGCGTAATTTCGCCACAAACCTCCGACCAAATCCGCCGTCTGATGCGCCTGGTCGTGACCCAGGGCACGGCGACCGGAGCCGCCGCCCCCGGCTACGTGGTCGGCGGCAAGACGGGTACCGCGGAGAAGACCAGTGGGCGTGGCTATGCGAAGAAGGCTCTGTTGTCGTCGTTCATCGGCGCGTTCCCGATCCAGGACCCCCGCTATCTGGTGATGGCGATGGTCGACGAGCCGAAGGGCAACAAGCGCACCTACGGCTACGCCACCGGCGGCTGGGTCGCGGCACCGCTGGCGGGCAGGATCATCCAGCAGATGGGGCCGCTGATGGGCATCAACCCGATCGACGAGAACCGGCCCGACATCCGCACGGCCACGGAAATCCATCTCAATCCCCGGGGAAGTACCCTTGCGTCTTACTGACCTCGCCTCCTCAGAGACCACCCCGGCCGCGCCGCTCCAGGCCCGCGATCCCCTGATCGCGGGCCTGACGAGCGATTCGCGTGCGGTGAAGCCGGGTTTTCTGTTCGCGGCCCTGCCGGGGAGCCGGGCCGACGGGCGGGCCTTCGTGGCCGACGCGGTGGCGCGCGGCGCGGTGGCGGTGCTGGGTCCGCCCGGCACGGTGCTGCCGGACGGGACGCCCGACGGCGTGGCGTTGATCGAGGACGAGAACCCCCGGCGCCGGCTGGCGCTGATGGCGGCCCGCTTCCACGGGCGCCAGCCGGCCCACGTGGCGGCAGTGACCGGTACCAACGGCAAGACCTCCACCGTGCAGTTCGCGCGCCAGCTCTGGGCCCTTCTGGGCCATCGGGCGGCCAGCCTGGGAACGCTCGGCATCACGGCGCCGGGGCTGGAGCGTTACGGCTCGCTGACCACGCCGGACACGGTGTCCCTGCACCAGGCGCTCGCCGAGCTTGCCGATGCCGGGATCGACCATCTCGCCATGGAGGCATCGAGCCACGGACTCGACCAGTACCGCCTGGACGGCGTGGCGATCGAAACCGCAGGTTTCACAAATTTGTCACGCGACCATCTGGATTACCACGGCAGTATGGAAGCTTACCTCGCGGCCAAGTCGATGCTGTTCGACCGCATCCTGCCTCCCGGCGGGACGGCGGTGCTGAACGCGGACGCGCCCGAGTTCACCCATCTGTCAGAGCTGTGTTCGCGGCGTGGTCATCGCCTGATCGGCTATGGCACACAGGCGAAGGAGCTTGTCTTGCGCGACCTGATCCCCCTGCCCCACGGACAGCGCCTGAAGCTGACCGTGCTCGGCCGGGACCACGACATCGGCCTGCCGCTGGCCGGACGCTTCCAGTGCATGAACGCCCTGTGCGCGCTGGGCATGGCGATCGGCACCGGCACCGACGCCGACGAGGCGGCGGCGGCGCTCGAACGGCTGGGCGGCGTCCGCGGCCGGCTGGAGCTGGTCGCCCGCCACCCCTCGGGCGCCCCGATCTATGTGGACTACGCCCACACGCCCGACGCGCTGGAGACGGTGCTGAGGGCCCTGCGCCCCCACGCGGCGGAGCGGCTGGTGGCGGTGTTCGGCTGCGGCGGCGACCGCGACCGGGGCAAGCGGCCGGTCATGGGCGAGCTGGCGGACCGGCTGGCCGACCGGGCCATCGTGACCGACGACAATCCCAGGACCGAGGCGGCGGAGGCGATCCGGCGCGAGATCATGGCCGGCTGCCCGGGCGCCGAGGAGATCGGCGACCGCGCCGCGGCGATCCGCGCCGCCGTCCGGGACCTGGCCGAGGGCGACGTGCTGGTGATCGCCGGCAAGGGCCACGAGCAGGGCCAGATCGTCGGCACCGAGGTGCGGCCGTTCGACGACGCCGAAGAAGCGCGCGCCGCCCTGCGGGAGGCCCCGGTCCGATGACCCAAGCTCCGATGATCCAAGCCCCCGTCCTCTGGACCGCCGGCGATGTCGCGGCGGCGACCAACGGCACCCTGCACGGCCCCGCCGGCGCACCGGTCTGGCAGGCGACCGGCGTGTCGATCGACAGCCGCACGATCCGGCCGGGCGACCTGTTCATCGCGCTGAAGGGGCCGAACTTCGACGGCCACCGCTACGTGGCGCAGAGCCTGGCGGCCGGCGCCGCGGCCGCCCTGGTGTCGCACCGCCCGGACGGCGTCGGGCCGGACGCACCGCTGGTCATGGTCGAGGACACCTTCGCCGCCCTCCAGGACCTGGGCTCGGTGGCGCGGCTGCGCACCGACGCGAAGATCGTCGCGGTGACCGGGTCGGTCGGCAAGACCAGCACCAAGGAGGCGCTGGGCACCTGCCTGTCGGCATTGGCGCCGACCTTCGCCACGGCGGGAAGCCTGAACAACCATTGGGGC contains:
- a CDS encoding UDP-N-acetylmuramoyl-L-alanyl-D-glutamate--2,6-diaminopimelate ligase; its protein translation is MRLTDLASSETTPAAPLQARDPLIAGLTSDSRAVKPGFLFAALPGSRADGRAFVADAVARGAVAVLGPPGTVLPDGTPDGVALIEDENPRRRLALMAARFHGRQPAHVAAVTGTNGKTSTVQFARQLWALLGHRAASLGTLGITAPGLERYGSLTTPDTVSLHQALAELADAGIDHLAMEASSHGLDQYRLDGVAIETAGFTNLSRDHLDYHGSMEAYLAAKSMLFDRILPPGGTAVLNADAPEFTHLSELCSRRGHRLIGYGTQAKELVLRDLIPLPHGQRLKLTVLGRDHDIGLPLAGRFQCMNALCALGMAIGTGTDADEAAAALERLGGVRGRLELVARHPSGAPIYVDYAHTPDALETVLRALRPHAAERLVAVFGCGGDRDRGKRPVMGELADRLADRAIVTDDNPRTEAAEAIRREIMAGCPGAEEIGDRAAAIRAAVRDLAEGDVLVIAGKGHEQGQIVGTEVRPFDDAEEARAALREAPVR
- a CDS encoding peptidoglycan D,D-transpeptidase FtsI family protein; protein product: MTDIHASRHWHTDRAQAATAAGDHTAERRTAGRAAQALEQARSRLMVTVAIFALAFGAVGVKLVDATVMSQGGDTGLAQAASANAIPASRADIVDRNGVLLASSLATASLHADPKLVINPLEATQKLTSVLTDLDYQDTLAKLKSDKRFVWIRRNLSPREHYEVNRLGIPGLYFQREERRVYPNANLTAHVVGFTGVDNNGLMGVEQSFDSRLRSSSEPVQLSLDVRLQHLVKRELQSAVDEFQALGGAGMIMDVKTGEVLAMVSLPDFDPHVPTNDENARFNRNTLGVYEMGSTFKIFNSALALESGKIRMGDSFDATKSVRVGRFTISDYHGKNRWLTVPEVFMYSSNIGSVRMAMEVGTPGQRALMDKLGLLRRSPVEIPEVGMPMVPHPWREASTMTISFGHGLSVSPIQMASATAATVNGGLLHPPTLLKRNPGDPVPAERVISPQTSDQIRRLMRLVVTQGTATGAAAPGYVVGGKTGTAEKTSGRGYAKKALLSSFIGAFPIQDPRYLVMAMVDEPKGNKRTYGYATGGWVAAPLAGRIIQQMGPLMGINPIDENRPDIRTATEIHLNPRGSTLASY